The Acinetobacter sp. WCHA45 DNA window TATGCAGGCTTAATTACCTTAGAAATTGATCAACAGGATCATGAGTTTTTACAGCTCGATTATGCAGATGGTGCAAAAGTTTATGTGCCTGTCACCAATTTACACCTGATCAGCCGTTATAGTGGTGGCGATCCTGACTTAGCACCTTTACATAAATTAGGTACAGATACATGGAGTAAAGCCAAGCGGAAAGCTTTAGAGCAAATCCATGATGTTGCGGCTGAGTTGTTACATATTCAGGCCCGTCGTCAATCGAAACCGGGTTTTGCTTTTGAGCTCGATCATATTGGATATATGCAATTCTCTAGTGGCTTTGCCTATGAAGAGACTTTAGACCAAGCCAACGCGATTGAAGCAACCCTCCAGGATATGCAGCTTGCCAAACCAATGGATCGTCTGGTGTGTGGTGATGTCGGTTTTGGTAAAACTGAAGTGGCGATGCGAGCAGCTTTTGTTGCAGTCCAAAACAACAAGCAAGTTGCGGTATTAGTTCCTACTACGCTATTGGCACAGCAGCATTATGAGTCCTTTAAAGATCGTTTTGCTGATACTGCGGTGCGCATTGAAGTGCTGTCTCGTTTTGGTAGTAATAAAGCGCATTTGAAAACGATTGAAGACTTAGCTGAAGGCAAAGTTGATATTGTGGTGGGAACACATAAAATCCTGCAAGAAAACATTCAATTCAAGAATCTTGGATTAATGATTGTTGATGAGGAACATCGTTTTGGTGTTCGTGATAAAGAACGGATTAAAGCCTTACGTGCCGATGTGGATATGCTGACGCTAACGGCGACGCCGATTCCACGAACTCTGAATATGGCATTCTCTGGGATGCGAGATCTTTCGATTATTGCAACGCCGCCCGCCCGCCGTTTAGCCGTCAAAACTTTTGTTCAAGAACATACGGATGACTCAATTAAAGAAGCGATTTTGCGTGAGTTGTTACGTGGTGGTCAGGTTTATTTGTTACATAATGAAGTTGAAACCATTGAAAGAGCAGCAGAAACGATTCGTAATTTAGTCCCAGAAGCACGTGTTGCAGTTGCACATGGACAAATGCGCGAACGTGAACTTGAGCAGATCATGCAGCAGTTCTATCACAAAGAATATAATGTTCTTGTATGTTCAACCATTATCGAAACGGGTATTGATGTACCGAATGCCAATACCATTATTATTGAACGTGCAGACAAACTGGGTTTAGCGCAGTTGCATCAATTGCGTGGTCGTGTTGGACGTTCACATCACCAAGCGTATGCTTATTTACTCGTTCCATCACTTAAACATCTCAAAGGTGATGCGGAAAAACGTCTTGATGCCATTCAACGTGCTTCAACATTGGGCGCAGGATTCATGCTTGCAACGGAAGACTTGGAAATCCGTGGTGCAGGTGAATTACTCGGTGAGCAGCAAAGTGGTTCGATGCAGGCAATTGGTTATAGCTTGTATATGGAAATGCTAGAGAAAGCGACCAAAGCCATCCAAAAAGGTAAAACGCCAAACTTTGATGCGCCTTTATCATTAACTGCTGAAATTAACCTGCACATACCAGCCCTGATTCCAGATGATTATCTGGGTGATGTACATCAACGCTTATTGTTCTATAAACGTATCAGTAACACCGATACGCAGGAAAAACTCGATAACATCCGTATGGAGTTGATTGATCGCTTTGGCATTCCACCACAGTCGGTCAAACAATTGTTTAGCGTACATCAATTACGTTTGAAGGCAGAGCAACTCGGGATTACCAAAATTGATGTCAATAATAACGGTGGCTATATCGAGTTTTCACCAGACACACCAGTGCAAGCGATCAGCATTATTCAGTTAATGCAAAACAATCCAACCTATTATCGTATGGAAGGAGGACAGCGTTTGAAGGTCACAGTGCAATTGGTTGAGTATGATAAGCGGATTCAGTTTATTGTTGATTTGTTAAATAAATTGCTAAATGAGCTACATAGTTAGTTGAAAAGTATATTTTTTGCTGACGAATTGAACAGCTTGGATTCCCCTTTAAGCAAAGAATTTGCTTTTTGTCTGATGTCGATGTAATAAATAAGGAAAATCATTGTTATTTGTAATCAAACAGGCGACTAATAATATTCACATCAAAACTGATGTGATAGTATTGATCATCATTATTATGCATCATTTATAAAGATATGTTTAGTTTGCATCCACAACTTGCTCAAGATACATTTTTTGTAGGCGACTTTCCGCTTTCAACATGTCGTTTAATGAATGATATGCAATTTCCATGGTTGATTCTTGTACCACGTGTACCGGGAATTAGCGAGTTATATGAATTAAGCCAAGCTGATCAAGAGCAATTCTTACGTGAATCAAGCTGGTTATCGAGCCAATTGGCACGCGTATTCCGTGCAGACAAAATGAATGTTGCAGCACTCGGTAACGTCGTGCCACAACTGCATTTTCATCATGTTGTACGTTATCAAAATGATGTTGCATGGCCTAAACCAGTTTGGGGAACGCCAGCCGTACCTTATAGCAATGATGTACTCGCACATATGCGTCAAACATTAATGCTTGCATTGCGTGGTCAAGGCGATATGCCATTTGACTGGCGTATGGACTGATTTAGAAAATAGAATAAAAAACAGTCTTCTATAACAAGGAAGGAGGGTAGGGTGTCACTAGATAGGTTAATAGATAAAGAACCTAGACAGTTCGCTTATTTTCATCGTTTGATGGGATATTCGATCTTGTCACTGATTTTAGTCATCTATGCATTTACCTCTCCCAGTGCTAACTATCAGCTTTACATCCTTCCTTTTTTATTGATCCATTTTCTTATTTGTCCCAAATTAGAAAAATGGCTTCAGTATAAATATGATAAAAATACTCAAAAAAATGTACTCTTTGCTTTTGAAGCGGTCATCGTTGCAATTGTACTTGCAGGGTTACACCTAAGTTTAGTTCCTACTTTTACGATTTTATTTGGGCTTCTTTATGTTGGTTTAAATAATAAAATTACACTCCCTGTTGCGTGTTTAATCGGACTGATCGGTGTTCTTACTTTTTACTTTTGTACTTTTACAATTTTTGCTGCTGAAGAATATTTCGAGCCTACAAATCCAGAACTGACTGTCGTTAGTTTATTTGGTTTGATGATGTTTATTGTGATTGGTAATTACTATCAGCACCGCCGTCTCAATATTCTGGAACAGCAACGCCGGCATTATCATAATCAAATGACGCGCTATATTGCGTTTGCCAACCAGCTCAGTCGTTATGCTCCACTTCAGTTATGGCAATCGATTATGCGGGGTGAGGCTGAGGCAAAAATTGAATATAAACGTAAAAAATTAACGGTTTTCTTCTCTGATATTCAAGGGTTTACTGAGCTTTCAGAAAGCCTTATTCCTGATGATTTAGCTTTTTTACTTAATGATTATTTAAGTCATATGACTGAAATAGCAAAACAGTATGAAGCAACCGTTGATAAGTTTATGGGCGATGCGATTCTCATCTTCTTCGGTGATCCAAATTCTCAGGGTGTTGAACAAGATGCGAAGTCATGTGTACAAATGGCGATCGCAATGCGTCAGCAAATGAAATTGTTGCGTGAGCGTTGGAAGAAAATGGGCTATCCAGCGTTGCACATTCGAATGGGTGTTAGTACGGGTTACTGTCACGTTGGGAACTATGGGGCTTCACACCGTATGGCCTATACCATTGTGGGACGTGATGTAAACTTGGCGGCGCGTTTACAGTCTGCTGCGGAAGTAGATGAAATCCTGATTGCGGATGATACCCATCAGCTAATTAAAAATGAATTTTTATGTGTACCGAAAGTGCCAATTTATTTAAAAGGGATTCAAGGACCTGTTAAAACGTGGCAGGTAATGGAAAAATTCACAGGTAAGAAATCCGATACACAAAAATGGTTTGATTTCGATTATAAAGGCTTCCATCTGGTTTTGAACTTAGAGGAAGTGCAGAATTATGAATATCCAGAATTGGTTGAAATTTTGGAGAATATGGTTCAGCGCATTAAAACACAACAAAAAATTACCAATGCTCAGGGTATTCCAAAACTGACTTTGGATGATGAAGTAAGATAAAAATATTCAATAATTAATTATAGAGTTGAAATATGTCTGCATTCGTTTCAAAGTATCCATTGGCTATTGATGAGAACATGGTGGGTGAGTATCCTGCTTTGGTAAAGTCTGGTGCAGGTTATTTTTATGATGATGTTCTTGAATATCGAGTTTGGTGTCACCCAGAACGTGGTGCGCTAGATGAATATGAGGGGCAAGATTATTATTGTGCATTTTCTAGTTATGAAGATGCTCAACAGTTTTCCGAACAAACAGCTGGAGCGGAACATCCTTTGGTTTTGATACGTCAAAGCTGTTGGATTAATGAACCTCAAACAGGCGTATTTACTGCTGATCGTGGAGAACGTCTAACTGAGTGGCAAGTAATCTGGTTGAATAATGCAAAACGTCAAGATGGTGATATTGAAAATTTCTTTGCGAAACGAGGAATTGCATTTACAGGCTATCAGGAAGTGATGGATGCGACGCCTTTCACCAGAGATTTTAATCCGCAAGCATACAAAGCATTCCCACAATATTTAGGGGTTATTGCCTGTTCTTGTGTTATTGATGGAAAATTGCCAATACGTTGGGTATCTCACGCAGGCGGAGACTGGCAAATGTATTGTCATGTGGATGCACATGATTTTTCTGAAAATAGTTTGGATTTTGAGCAGAATATTCAATTGACCAATATGGCACAATTACTCAAATATAATCCAGATTTGCAAATATTATATGATCTACCTATAGATAAAGGTGCTTATAGAGATCATGTGGAGTCTATTTGGCAATATTTTGAGGATTGTGATGTTGATCAATAAACTTGGATTAAAAAACTCCTCTAATAAAGAGGAGTTTTTTATGAATGAAGCTTAGTGATTTTCCGAAGCATGATTAATCGTATATTTCGGAATTTCAATTTCTAAATCTTCATCAACGATCTCAACTTGACATGACAGGCGAGAGTCAGGCTCTAAACCCCATGCACGATCAAGTAGATCTGCTTCAACATCGTTCATTTCTTCAAGGCTGTCAAAACCTTTACGAACAATCACGTGGCAAGTTGTACATGCCGCAGACATGTCGCAAGCATGTTCAATTTTAATGCCTTGTTTCAATAAGCTTTGGCATAAATTGGCGTTTTGTTCGACTTCAAATTCTGCACCTTCAGGGCAAATGAGTGAATGAGGAAGAACTTTAATACGTGGCATATTGATCACCTATACCTTTAGTTTGAGTTTGACCAATCTTCAAGTTTTGTACCTTTTAAGGCATGGTCAATATGTCGATTCATACGAAGTGCTGCAAAGGCATCGCTGTGAATTTTAAGTTGTTGAACAGCATGTTCAATCGCTGCAAGCTCATCGGTTTTAAGACGAGTTTTTAACGCTTCAGCAGCAAGAATTAGATCTCGTGCTTGTTGTTGAGAGAGTAAATCGGTATCTGCTTTTAACGCTTGTTCTAAAGCTTCCAACTCACGTTGTGCTTCCACTTTTGTTTCTTGCAGATGGCGCAATTGTTTGTCTTCTTCCGCATGTTGGAAACCTTCAACCAATAGGCGTTCAGTATCTGCTGCAGATAGACCATAAGATGGTTTGATATCAATTTGCGCTTGAACACCAGAAGTGGTTTCTTTTGCCGATACTGTCAGTAAGCCATCCGCATCAACTTGGAAGGTTACTTCAATGCGTGCTTGACCAGCAGTCATTGGTGGGATGCCATGTAAAACAAAGCGACCCAATGAACGACAATGCTCGACTAAATCACGTTCACCTTGTACCACATGAATCAACATCGCTGTTTGTCCATCTTGATAAGTGGTGAATTCTTGACGGCGAGCTACAGGAATTGCGGTATTTCGTGAAATCAAACGTTCAACCAATCCCCCCATGGTTTCTAGACCAAGAGAAAGTGGCGTGACATCAAGTAATAATGAACCATCTTGACTGTTGCCAATGAGCTGGTTGGCGGTAATAGATGCGCCAATTGCAACGACTTCATCAGGATTGATCGTACAGAGTGGTTCACGTTCAAATAATTCGCGTACAGCTTTTTGTACGGCATATGAACGTGTTGAACCACCTACTAAAACCACATGTTCGATTTCATCGAGTTCAAGTTTAGCATCACGCAGTACACGTTTACATACACTCATGGTTTTATCGAGTGCAACTTGAATAATCGATTCAAAAGTTGGGCGATCTAAAGTGAGGCGATCATCCAGTAATTTTAATTCAGCAGATTCATGATCTGTTAAATATTCTTTGGCTTGACGCGCTGCAACAACAAAAACAGCATATTCTTCATCGCTTAAAGTTTCGATATTAAGCTGTTTTTTTGCCCATTTTACGATTAAGCGGTCAAGGTCATCACCACCAAGCGCGGTATGTCCACCAGTCGCAAGAACTTCAAAAACACCTTGTGAGAAACGTAAAATAGAAACGTCAAATGTACCACCACCAAGGTCGTAAATCACGTAGTTACGATCGGTGCTCAAGTTAGTATCTTGGTCTAATCCATAGGCAACAGCTGCCGCAGTAGGTTCATTCAACAAACGTAAAACATTTAAACCTGCAAGTTGAGCAGCATCACGTGTCGCTTGGCGTTGTGCTTCATCAAAATATGCTGGAACAGTGATCACTGCACCGTTGATAGGGTTCTTTAAACTTGCTTCGGCACGATCTTTTAACTGTTTTAAAATGTCTGCAGAAATTTCGACAGGCGTTTTACGACCAGCAGTAGTTTCAAATGCTGGCATCTCATTTTCTGCACCAACAAGTGTATACGGATGCTGGAATTTGATATCTGCTTGTGAGCGACCCATAAAACGTTTTACTGAAACAACAGTATTTTTGGGGTCAGTCATCATAAACGGCTTGGCTTCATAACCAAACGTCGTTGAATCTTTTGCGTAATGAACAATCGACGGCAGTAATACACGATCTTTGTCATCTTGCAGAACTTTCGGTTTTCCCGATAGCACTGTCGCCACTAAAGAGTGGGTTGTCCCTAAGTCAATGCCGATCGCAATACGATGTTGATGCGGAGCAGTAGATTGACCTGGTTCAGCAATTTGCAAAAGTGCCATGCGTGAGGTATCCCTTGAAAATATTTGGTAACAGCGGATTAAAAATCATCATCGAGATCGAAGCTATCTTCTTCGTCCAACATACGATCTTCAGCTTTATCAATATCATTCATTACACGTTGAAAAAAACGTAGTTTACGAACGGTATCACGAGCCTCAGCCCAGTCTTCTTCAGCAAAATCAATTTTAAATTCACGAACTAACCCGTCAATCCATTGCTGAACTTCAACTTTTAAGGTGCGAAGTTGCTCGGTAGAGGCGGCCTCATCAAGCTGTTCACGCATTTCGAGTGCAGATTGTAAAAATTCAAAATCGCTAATGGACTGATCCAAGTGATGATCTTGTTTTTTTAAGCCAAGTAAATACGCCGCACGACTATCAACTTGTGAGAGCACTTTATACGCTTGATTGATTTCACTCGACTTGATCAATGCTTGATCTTTGTCAGTGGCTTTATCGGGATGATATTGCTGTTGCAAACTTAAAAATTGTTTTTTTAAAGCTGCTAAATCTATATCGAGTGCTTCTGGTAATTGGAACAACTCAAAATGATTCATGGGAGATGAATTCCGCTATTAATAAATACGTTAAAACAGTGCGGAACACACTGTTTTGACGAAAAAAAAAGAGGGTGTTGCTAGTTAGACGGTAAATGATTCACCGCAACCACATTCACCTTTTTGGTTAGGGTTGTTAAATTCAAAGCCTTCATTCAAACCATTTTTCACATAATCCATCTCTAAACCATTGAGATAAACAAGGCTTTTAGGGTCAACAAAAACTTTAACACCGAATTGTTCAAACACTTGATCATGTGTATCGATATCATCGACAAACTCAAGTACATACGCCAACCCAGAACAACCCGAAGTTTTCACACCAATACGAATGCCTTCACCCTTACCGCGGTTTTGCAGGTAATTGCTGATGTGAGTCGCAGCATTTTCAGTTAAATGGATCATGAAAACTCCAATATTATTTCGGTCATCACACAGCTTTCGCTTTCTTACCACGATAGTCTTCAATCGCAGCTTTGATTGCATCTTCAGCCAATACTGAGCAGTGTACTTTTACTGGTGGAAGCGCAAGCTCGGTCGCAATATCAATGTTTTTGATTGCTTGAGCTTCATCAAGTGTTTTACCTTTTAGCCATTCAGTTACAAGAGAGCTTGATGCGATTGCAGAACCACAGCCGTAAGTTTTGAAGCGAGCTTCTTCAATTACGCCATTGTCATCGACTTGAATTTGTAAACGCATCACGTCGCCACATGCAGGTGCGCCGACCATACCTGTACCTACGTTTTCTGCATTTTTGTCTAATACACCAACATTACGAGGGTTTTCGTAATGATCAATTACCTTTTCGCTATAAGCCATGTCGCTTCTCCAAACCTCGGGGTCAGCCTAATATTAATATGAGGGTTAAAACATACTTTTCAATGAAGTGCTCAATAGAGCACCTTATAAATTAGTGTTCAGCCCATTCAACTGTTGAAAGATCAATCCCTTCTTTGTACATATCCCAAAGCGGAGAAAGTTCACGTAATTTCTCAACAGCAGCTTTGGTAATTGTTAACACATGATCAATATCTGCTTCAGTTGTGTATTTACCAAAACTGAAACGAATTGAACTATGTGCCAACTCGTCAGATAAACCTAAGGCACGCAATACGTATGATGGTTCTAAAGTTGCAGATGTACATGCTGAACCACTTGAAACGGCAGCATCTTTTAATGCCATCATCAGTGACTCGCCTTCAACGAAGTTGAAGCTAACATTTAGATAGTTTGCAACGTTCTCAGTCGGATGACCATTCAAGAACACTTGCTCAAGGTCTTGAAAGCCATTCCAAAGTTTGTCACGTAGGTGGCGAAGACGCTCTTGTTCTGCTTGCATGGTTTTCCCAGCAATTTCAAAAGCTTCACCCATACCTACAATTTGATGAGTTGCTAAAGTACCAGAACGCATACCGCGCTCATGACCACCACCATGCATTTGTGCTTTTAAGCGAACACGTGGGCTACGGCGGACAAATAGAGCACCAATTCCTTTAGGACCATAAATTTTATGACCAGAGAAGCTCATTAAATCAATTTTCATGGTTGAAAGATCGATTTCGACTTTACCAGCGGCTTGTGCTGCATCAACGTGTAAGAATGTTTTATTCGCACGTGTTAACTCGCCAATAGCCGCTACGTCAGTAATGGTGCCGATTTCATTGTTGACCATCATCAGTGAAACAAGAATGGTATCTGGACGTAAAGCCGCTTTCACCATCTCAGGCGTAATTAAACCTGTACGTGGTTCAGGTTCTAAATAAGTAATTTCAAAACCTTGTTCTTCTAGCTCGCGGCAAGTATCTAACACTGCTTTGTGTTCGATTTTACTAGTAATGATGTGCTTGCCTTTTGAACCGTAAAACTGAGCAATACCTTTTAGTGCTAAGTTGTTAGATTCAGTTGCACCAGAAGTCCAAACGATCTCACGTGGATCTGCTTTAACTAGGTTTGCAACTTGTTCACGTGCATATTCAGCTTTTTCTTCAGCTTGCCAACCATAGGCATGCGAGCGTGATGCAGGATTACCAAAAGTCCCTTCGAAGGTTAAACATTCCATCATACGTTGTGCAACTTCAGGAAGTACTGGTGTTGTTGCTGCATAATCAAGATAAATTGGACGTTTCATGTCAAATACCTGTAACCGATAGGAGGGCTGAATCTAAACTTGCTGAGTTTTGACGTAGTGAAACAGTTTGAACGTTGTCACGTGCAATTAAGTCTGCAAGAGAAATTTTTGAAAGATAATCGGCAATATGGTGGGAGAGTTCTTGCCATAAGTCATGCGTTAAGCACATTGCACCATTTTGGCAGTTACCTTTATGGTCACAACGTGTCGCATCGACAGTTTCATTTACAGCTTCGATAATTTCTAGCACAGTGATTTCAGCAGCATTGCGTGCAAGATGATATCCACCGTTAGCACCACGAACGCTTGAAACTAACTCATGACGCTTAAGTTTCGCGAATAACTGTTCTAAATAAGCGACTGAGATGGATTGGCGTGCTGCTATTTCCGCAAGCGTGATCGTTTGTTCAGTTGGCTGCAAAGCTAAATCAAGTAGAGCAGTCACTGCGTAACGACCGCGAGTTGTAAGGCGCATGATTCGATACACATGGTTAGACTAGATGTCTAAATTTTATTAATTCCGACTAAAATAGTCAAGTTTTAAATTGTCATTATCAGTGTGAAAAGTGAAATATATTTGAATTATTGTATCCACATAGTATAAACAAAAAAGGCAATAAAAATAAAGCTCAATACAGCAAAGCTAATATTGATCAGGCGCTGGCGTTTTTGCATTCGGTGAATACGGTTTTGATATTGTTTAACTTCAACCAATAATGAGTTGATCTCAGAGCGTTGCTGATCAATTTTATCAAGCAATGGCGCGATTCGTTGCTGAGACGCAATAGCTTCTGCATCATTATCAAATGCATTGAACCATTGTTTCCAATTTGCGAATATACTCGTGAGTGTGAGGTGAGGGATTAAATCCATCACATCTTCTTGAAGTCTTGCATCACCTAAAATACGCATATTGTAAATACTGCGCTGATTATTAAATACGAAAATTTTAATCAAATCGATGAGTGTGCTATTTATTTCTAGATCAACTTTTCGATCTAGTGCTTTCATATCAAATAAAATTCCTTTTTCGGTAAATTGGACATAAAAGTCAAAAAAAGGAATATAGCTGTTGATTCGAATGGTAACTTTTTCATCGATAAGCTTTTTCGCTTGCAAGCGTAAAGTTGCATCATGCGTGAGAATGAATGAAAAAAAAGTTTCTAAAACAATGATGACAATGTTTAGCAACAAATGGGGGTGTTTATGTCTTTGTTGCGTATCACTCATAGGTCTCTTTGTCCTTGCCAATCACACTATAAATTTCATAAAGCACGTAAATCTGAGTATCCATACTCAATTGTTAAAAATAATTTACATGACTTTATTGCTTTGTAGAACAGTTTTTTAAAACGATCAAGTCTTAACTTTGATATTATAAAAACATTTTTATGGTTAAATACGACATACTGTTTGTAAAGTGTTTGGGAGTAATGGTTAATGGACAACTCAAATGTAGAACACCCAACTGATGAGGCAGAGGTAAAAACTAAGCTAAAATCAAAGAGTTCTAAAAAATCTGCCCTTGATTTCAAAAAGTATACGCAACAGATTTGGCTGGCTGGATTAGGTGCTTTTTCACGCGCCGAAGAAGAGGGAAATAAATTATTTGACTCTTTAGTCAAGGTGGGTGAAGAGCTAGAATCCAAGACCGTAGATTTTGCTGATAGCACTGTTGGAAAAGTAACTGAGAAAGCCAAAGAATCAGTGACGGATACTAAAGATAAAGTTGAAAAAATTTTAGACACAGGTGTGAATCATTCGTTGAATCGTATTGGTCTAGTCACTCCAAAAGATCTCCAGCATATCGAGCAACTTTTAGTTCAGCTACATATTAAAGTAGATGCATTGATTGAAGAAAATAATCTATTAAAGAGTAAATTGAATAAAAAGTAAAAAATATAGGCACTCGTCTGTTTATGTGGTTTTTGAGTATTTATTTTTGCTAAAAAGCCTTTCTAGTATTGCGTTCTCCCCTAAAGCATTGCTATAAAGGCGGCATGGCCTTTTAAACTATAGCCTTGGATCTTAACAAACGATATTAAGAGGATATTTTTTATCATGAATAAATCAGAATTAATTGATGCGATTGCTGAAAAAGGGGGAGTATCTAAATCGGATGCTGGTAAGGCACTCGATGCAACGATTGCGTCAATCACTGAAGCACTTAAAAGCGGTGATACGGTTACTTTAGTTGGTTTTGGTACATTTAGCGTTAAAGAACGTGCTGCACGTACTGGTCGTAATCCTAAAACAGGTGAAGAGCTTCAAATTAAAGCAAGCAAAGTACCTAGTTTTAAACCAGGTAAGGGTTTAAAAGATTCAGTTGCGTAATCTTTTTAAATCAGAAAACGCACCATTTTGGGTGCGTTTTTTATTTATTGAATGAAATACTTTATTCAG harbors:
- a CDS encoding Rrf2 family transcriptional regulator, giving the protein MRLTTRGRYAVTALLDLALQPTEQTITLAEIAARQSISVAYLEQLFAKLKRHELVSSVRGANGGYHLARNAAEITVLEIIEAVNETVDATRCDHKGNCQNGAMCLTHDLWQELSHHIADYLSKISLADLIARDNVQTVSLRQNSASLDSALLSVTGI
- a CDS encoding IscS subfamily cysteine desulfurase, whose translation is MKRPIYLDYAATTPVLPEVAQRMMECLTFEGTFGNPASRSHAYGWQAEEKAEYAREQVANLVKADPREIVWTSGATESNNLALKGIAQFYGSKGKHIITSKIEHKAVLDTCRELEEQGFEITYLEPEPRTGLITPEMVKAALRPDTILVSLMMVNNEIGTITDVAAIGELTRANKTFLHVDAAQAAGKVEIDLSTMKIDLMSFSGHKIYGPKGIGALFVRRSPRVRLKAQMHGGGHERGMRSGTLATHQIVGMGEAFEIAGKTMQAEQERLRHLRDKLWNGFQDLEQVFLNGHPTENVANYLNVSFNFVEGESLMMALKDAAVSSGSACTSATLEPSYVLRALGLSDELAHSSIRFSFGKYTTEADIDHVLTITKAAVEKLRELSPLWDMYKEGIDLSTVEWAEH
- a CDS encoding phasin family protein, producing MDNSNVEHPTDEAEVKTKLKSKSSKKSALDFKKYTQQIWLAGLGAFSRAEEEGNKLFDSLVKVGEELESKTVDFADSTVGKVTEKAKESVTDTKDKVEKILDTGVNHSLNRIGLVTPKDLQHIEQLLVQLHIKVDALIEENNLLKSKLNKK
- a CDS encoding HU family DNA-binding protein, encoding MNKSELIDAIAEKGGVSKSDAGKALDATIASITEALKSGDTVTLVGFGTFSVKERAARTGRNPKTGEELQIKASKVPSFKPGKGLKDSVA